A section of the Oreochromis niloticus isolate F11D_XX linkage group LG9, O_niloticus_UMD_NMBU, whole genome shotgun sequence genome encodes:
- the prdm14 gene encoding PR domain zinc finger protein 14 has protein sequence MSVSLSSIPVMLKEKSYPAGMLKGSPARGFYPAPLPGPHHYVDFFPRTHNLLHPLKSLGRLVSDAQASLPLSLHGGAAPFLGQAGHNASVLHEHMLSASSIPYLSQMLPGHPLYSKPEELAAVVTEHAAGPLSSDFSSPSSERSSSAPTSANTPPKESFLRLRSADHSPEKKGASYNFSEDDLFTVLYGYSGSQERSVGHAISGVALPENSISDSHIFPLDKETLELPEGLTILQASWGNASSCGVFADKRSIPKGARFGPFQGKLVNTSEIKIYDDNTLMWEVFENGRLSHFVDGRGGSGNWMSLVKCARFPEEQNLVAVQVQGQIFYEACKEITPGQELLVWYGDCYIQFLGIPLTLKDPREDSNAVPPSEDASEGFKCDRCGKVFAYKYYRDKHLKYTRCVDQGDRKFPCHLCNRSFEKRDRLRIHILHVHEKHRPHKCSVCGKSFSQSSSLNKHMRVHSGERPYKCVYCNKAFTASSILRTHIRQHSGERPFKCKHCGKAFASHAAHDSHVRRTHARDKPYPCELCGASFQEEQELKYHTKSHKKRQILDSTILPSSPERGLQKESLFPLKDHQKNSGQNFPYSGLTVLNAEYRPWN, from the exons ATGTCGGTGTCCCTGTCCAGCATCCCTGTAATGCTGAAGGAGAAGAGCTATCCAGCCGGCATGCTGAAGGGCAGTCCTGCCCGGGGCTTCTACCCAGCTCCTCTCCCCGGCCCTCATCACTATGTGGACTTCTTCCCGCGTACGCACAACCTTCTCCACCCGCTCAAGTCCCTCGGTCGTCTGGTGTCGGACGCTCAGGCTTCCCTGCCGCTCAGCCTGCACGGCGGGGCCGCTCCCTTTCTCGGCCAGGCCGGCCACAACGCCTCGGTCCTCCACGAACACATGTTGAGCGCCTCCAGCATCCCGTATCTGAGCCAGATGTTGCCCGGACACCCACTCTACTCCAAACCGGAGGAGCTGGCTGCTGTGGTGACCGAACACGCCGCCGGTCCGCTGTCTTCAGACTTCAGCAGCCCGTCCAGTGAACGGTCTTCTTCTGCTCCTACATCCGCCAACACACCGCCCAAGGAGAGCTTCCTTCGGCTCCGGAGCGCGGACCATTCACCAGAGAAAAAGGGCGCATCGTACAACTTCAGTGAGGACGACTTGTTCACGGTGCTCTACGGATACTCCGGCAGCCAGGAGCGCAGCGTGGGTCACGCCATATCGGGAGTGGCCCTGCCAGAAAACTCAA tTTCTGACTCACACATTTTCCCACTGGACAAAGAAACTCTTGAACTTCCAGAGG GGTTAACCATCCTCCAGGCATCCTGGGGAAACGCTTCGAGCTGTGGTGTTTTTGCGGATAAACGCAGTATTCCTAAAGGCGCCCGTTTTGGACCTTTCCAAGGAAAACTGGTCAACACCAGCGAAATTAAAATATATGACGATAACACCTTGATGTGGGAG GTGTTTGAGAACGGCCGCCTCAGTCACTTTGTGGACGGAAGAGGGGGATCTGGAAACTGGATGTCTCTGGTGAAGTGCGCTCGCTTTCCCGAGGAGCAGAACCTGGTCGCCGTGCAGGTCCAGGGCCAGATATTTTACGAGGCCTGCAAGGAGATCACACCAGGCCAGGAGCTTTTGGTGTGGTACGGAGACTGCTACATCCAGTTCCTCGGGATCCCCCTCACCCTGAAAGACCCCAGAGAGGACAGCAATGCGGTGCCTCCCTCTGAAG ATGCAAGCGAAGGCTTCAAATGTGACAGATGTGGGAAGGTGTTTGCGTACAAATACTACAGAGACAAACACCTGAAATACACGCGCTGCGTAGACCAGGGGGACAGGAAGTTTCCGTGTCACCTCTGCAACAGATCTTTCGAGAAGAGGGACAGATTACGCATCCACATCCTCCACGTCCACGAGAAACACAGACCTCACAAG TGCTCGGTTTGTGGGAAAAGCTTCTCCCAGTCCTCCAGTCTCAACAAACACATGCGCGTGCACTCGGGTGAACGTCCGTACAAGTGTGTCTACTGCAATAAG GCCTTCACTGCCTCCAGCATTCTGCGCACACACATCCGCCAGCACTCCGGCGAGAGGCCCTTCAAGTGCAAGCACTGCGGGAAGGCCTTCGCCTCCCACGCCGCCCACGACAGCCACGTCCGTCGGACGCACGCCAGAGACAAGCCGTATCCATGCGAGCTGTGCGGAGCGTCTTTCCAAGAAGAGCAGGAGCTTAAATACCACACGAAAAGCCACAAAA AAAGGCAAATCCTAGACAGCACCATTCTCCCATCTTCTCCGGAGAGAGGATTGCAGAAAGAGTCTCTGTTTCCACTCAAGGACCATCAGAAGAACAGCGGACAAAACTTTCCCTACAGCGGCTTAACAGTTTTAAATGCAGAATATCGGCCCTGGAACTAG